Proteins encoded together in one Impatiens glandulifera chromosome 1, dImpGla2.1, whole genome shotgun sequence window:
- the LOC124920575 gene encoding 15-cis-zeta-carotene isomerase, chloroplastic-like: MANSILLTTPISSSVLYPKPKFPTLKSSHIVTPKQIASKFIYPNHISANGRLSATKFKILHKLRATSEVGETKELLSGEDSANFDLSKQKLSSWIYFALILGVVLFILNLVWIDNSTGFGKTFIDSISTVVSDSPEVVMFMLTLIFAIVHSGLASLRETGEKLIGERAYRVLFAGVSLPLAVSTVVYFINHRYDGTQLWQLQSVSGLHELVWLGNFISFFFLYPSTFNLLEVAAVDKPKLHLWETGIMRITRHPQMAGQVVWCLAHTIWIGNTVAMAASIGLIGHHLFGVWNGDRRLALRYGEAFEAVKNRTSVVPFAAIVDGRQKLPKDYYKEFIRLPYLTITGFTLAAYLAHPLMQAASYRLHW; this comes from the exons ATGGCGAATTCTATTCTGTTAACAACCCCAATCTCTTCCTCTGTTTTATATCCCAAACCCAAATTCCCCACCTTGAAATCATCCCATATTGTCACTCCAAAACAAATCGCCTCCAAATTCATATACCCGAATCATATCTCTGCTAATGGCAGACTTTCAGCTACCAAATTCAAAATTCTTCACAAGCTACGCGCCACCTCCGAAGTGGGCGAGACTAAAGAACTTCTCTCAGGGGAAGACTCTGCAAATTTCGACTTGTCCAAGCAGAAGCTCTCATCCTGGATTTACTTCGCCCTAATTCTTGGAGTTGTTCTCTTTATTCTTAATCTTGTTTGGATTGACAACTCCACTGGCTTCGGAAAGACTTTCATTGACTCTATTTCCACCGTCGTCTCCGATAGCCCTGAG GTTGTAATGTTTATGCTTACATTAATCTTTGCCATAGTTCATAGTGGCTTAGCTAGTCTTAGAGAGACAGGTGAGAAACTCATCGGAGAACGTGCATACCGTGTTCTATTCGCCGGAGTATCTCTCCCGTTAGCTGTTAGCACTGTT GTGTACTTCATTAACCATAGATATGATGGGACACAGTTATGGCAATTGCAAAGTGTTAGTGGATTACACGAGCTTGTCTGGTTGGGTAACTtcatttcattctttttcctatacCCATCAACCTTTAATCTACTAGAAGTTGCAGCTGTAGACAAGCCTAAGTTACATCTTTGGGAAACTGGGATCATGCGAATTACGAGACACCCACAG ATGGCGGGTCAAGTGGTTTGGTGTTTGGCTCATACAATATGGATAGGAAATACAGTGGCTATGGCTGCTTCTATTGGATTAATTGGTCATCATCTGTTTGGTGTTTGGAATGGAGATAGGAGATTGGCTCTAAGATATGGTGAGGCTTTTGAGGCTGTGAAGAACAGAACTAGTGTTGTTCCGTTTGCAGCTATTGTTGATGGTCGTCAGAAACTGCCCAAGGATTACTATAAAGAGTTCATTCGATTGCCATATTTGACAATCACTGGCTTCACCTTGGCTGCTTACTTGGCTCATCCACTTATGCAGGCGGCTAGTTATCGTCTTCATTGGTAG
- the LOC124922816 gene encoding photosystem II 5 kDa protein, chloroplastic-like, with the protein MAASMAMTASFLGIRQAPAGISNRRSSVVMAKASSTVMKIENQEEEEKKSSGRRELVFAAAAAAVCGVAKIAMADEEPKRGSPEAKKKYAQVCVTNPTARICRY; encoded by the coding sequence ATGGCAGCTTCCATGGCAATGACAGCATCATTTCTCGGCATCAGGCAGGCGCCGGCCGGGATAAGCAACCGCAGGAGTAGTGTCGTGATGGCAAAGGCCAGCTCGACGGTGATGAAGATCGAGAACcaggaggaagaagagaagaagagcAGCGGGAGGAGGGAGCTTGTGTTcgcggcggcggcggcagccGTTTGTGGCGTGGCTAAGATTGCAATGGCGGATGAAGAGCCAAAACGTGGTTCTCCGGAAGCCAAGAAGAAGTATGCCCAAGTTTGTGTCACAAATCCCACTGCCCGCATATGCCGTTACTAA